From Mus musculus strain C57BL/6J chromosome 17, GRCm38.p6 C57BL/6J, the proteins below share one genomic window:
- the Eif2ak2 gene encoding interferon-induced, double-stranded RNA-activated protein kinase isoform X1 gives MCRPLFLCRPLGGKMASDTPGFYMDKLNKYRQMHGVAITYKELSTSGPPHDRRFTFQVLIDEKEFPEAKGRSKQEARNAAAKLAVDILDNENKVDCHTSASEQGLFVGNYIGLVNSFAQKKKLSVNYEQCEPNSELPQRFICKCKIGQTMYGTGSGVTKQEAKQLAAKEAYQKLLKSPPKTAGTSSSVVTSTFSGFSSSSSMTSNGVSQSAPGSFSSENVFTNGLGENKRKSGVKVSPDDVQRNKYTLDARFNSDFEDIEEIGLGGFGQVFKAKHRIDGKRYAIKRVKYNTEKAEHEVQALAELNHVNIVQYHSCWEGVDYDPEHSMSDTSRYKTRCLFIQMEFCDKGTLEQWMRNRNQSKVDKALILDLYEQIVTGVEYIHSKGLIHRDLKPGNIFLVDERHIKIGDFGLATALENDGKSRTRRTGTLQYMSPEQLFLKHYGKEVDIFALGLILAELLHTCFTESEKIKFFESLRKGDFSNDIFDNKEKSLLKKLLSEKPKDRPETSEILKTLAEWRNISEKKKRNTC, from the exons GTTTACATTTCAAGTTTTAATAGATGAgaaggaatttccagaagccaaaGGTAGATCAAAGCAGGAGGCAAGAAACGCTGCAGCCAAATTAGCTGTTGATATACTTGATAACGAAAACAAG gTGGATTGTCACACGAGTGCATCTGAGCAAGGCTTGTTCGTTGGTAACTACATAGGCCTTGTCAATAGCTTTGCCCAGAAGAAAAAGCTGTCTGTAAATTATGAACAGTGTGAGCCCAACTCTGAGTTGCCTCAAAG ATTTATTTGTAAATGCAAAATTGGGCAGACAATGTATGGTACTGGTTCAGGTGTCACCAAACAGGAGGCAAAGCAGTTGGCTGCGAAAGAAGCCTATCAGAAGCTGTTAAAGAGCCCGCCG AAAACTGCCGGAACATCCTCTAGCGTTGTCACATCTACATTCAGTGGCTTTTCCAGCAGCTCGTCTATGACAAGTAATGG TGTTTCCCAGTCAGCACCTGGAAGTTTTTCCTCAGAGAACGTGTTTACG AACGGTCTcggagaaaataaaaggaaatcagGAGT AAAAGTATCCCCTGATGATGtgcaaagaaataaatatacCTTGGACGCCAG GTTTAACAGCGATTTTGAAGACATAGAAGAAATTGGCTTAGGTGGATTTGGTCAAGTTTTCAAAGCGAAACACAGAATTGATGGAAAGAGATACGCTATTAAGCGCGTTAAATATAACACGGA GAAGGCGGAGCACGAAGTACAAGCGCTGGCAGAACTCAATCACGTCAACATTGTCCAATACCATAGTTGTTGGGAGGGAGTTGACTATGATCCTGAGCACAGCATGAGTGATACAAGTCG ATACAAAACCCGGTGCCTCTTTATTCAAATGGAATTCTGTGATAAAGGAACTTTGGAGCAATGGATGAGAAACAGAAATCAGAGTAAAGTGGACAAAGCTTTGATTTTGGACTTATATGAACAAATCGTGACCGGAGTGGAGTATATACACTCGAAAGGGTTAATTCACAGAGATCTTAAG cCAGGTAATATATTTTTAGTAGATGAAAGACACATTAAGATCGGAGACTTTGGCCTTGCAACAGCCCTGGAAAATGATGGAAAATCCCGAACAAGGAGAACAGGAACTCTTCAATACATGAGTCCAGAACAG TTATTTTTAAAGCACTATGGAAAAGAAGTGGACATCTTTGCTTTGGGCCTTATTCTAGCTGAACTTCTTCACACGTGCTTCACGGAGTCAGAGAAAATAAAG TTTTTCGAAAGTCTAAGAAAAGGCGACTTCTCTAATGATATATTCGACAACAAAGAA AAAAGCCTTCTAAAAAAACTACTCTCAGAGAAACCCAAGGACCGACCTGAGACATCTGAAATCCTGAAGACCTTGGCTGAATGGAggaacatctcagagaaaaagaaaagaaacacatgtTAG
- the Eif2ak2 gene encoding interferon-induced, double-stranded RNA-activated protein kinase, with translation MASDTPGFYMDKLNKYRQMHGVAITYKELSTSGPPHDRRFTFQVLIDEKEFPEAKGRSKQEARNAAAKLAVDILDNENKVDCHTSASEQGLFVGNYIGLVNSFAQKKKLSVNYEQCEPNSELPQRFICKCKIGQTMYGTGSGVTKQEAKQLAAKEAYQKLLKSPPKTAGTSSSVVTSTFSGFSSSSSMTSNGVSQSAPGSFSSENVFTNGLGENKRKSGVKVSPDDVQRNKYTLDARFNSDFEDIEEIGLGGFGQVFKAKHRIDGKRYAIKRVKYNTEKAEHEVQALAELNHVNIVQYHSCWEGVDYDPEHSMSDTSRYKTRCLFIQMEFCDKGTLEQWMRNRNQSKVDKALILDLYEQIVTGVEYIHSKGLIHRDLKPGNIFLVDERHIKIGDFGLATALENDGKSRTRRTGTLQYMSPEQLFLKHYGKEVDIFALGLILAELLHTCFTESEKIKFFESLRKGDFSNDIFDNKEKSLLKKLLSEKPKDRPETSEILKTLAEWRNISEKKKRNTC, from the exons GTTTACATTTCAAGTTTTAATAGATGAgaaggaatttccagaagccaaaGGTAGATCAAAGCAGGAGGCAAGAAACGCTGCAGCCAAATTAGCTGTTGATATACTTGATAACGAAAACAAG gTGGATTGTCACACGAGTGCATCTGAGCAAGGCTTGTTCGTTGGTAACTACATAGGCCTTGTCAATAGCTTTGCCCAGAAGAAAAAGCTGTCTGTAAATTATGAACAGTGTGAGCCCAACTCTGAGTTGCCTCAAAG ATTTATTTGTAAATGCAAAATTGGGCAGACAATGTATGGTACTGGTTCAGGTGTCACCAAACAGGAGGCAAAGCAGTTGGCTGCGAAAGAAGCCTATCAGAAGCTGTTAAAGAGCCCGCCG AAAACTGCCGGAACATCCTCTAGCGTTGTCACATCTACATTCAGTGGCTTTTCCAGCAGCTCGTCTATGACAAGTAATGG TGTTTCCCAGTCAGCACCTGGAAGTTTTTCCTCAGAGAACGTGTTTACG AACGGTCTcggagaaaataaaaggaaatcagGAGT AAAAGTATCCCCTGATGATGtgcaaagaaataaatatacCTTGGACGCCAG GTTTAACAGCGATTTTGAAGACATAGAAGAAATTGGCTTAGGTGGATTTGGTCAAGTTTTCAAAGCGAAACACAGAATTGATGGAAAGAGATACGCTATTAAGCGCGTTAAATATAACACGGA GAAGGCGGAGCACGAAGTACAAGCGCTGGCAGAACTCAATCACGTCAACATTGTCCAATACCATAGTTGTTGGGAGGGAGTTGACTATGATCCTGAGCACAGCATGAGTGATACAAGTCG ATACAAAACCCGGTGCCTCTTTATTCAAATGGAATTCTGTGATAAAGGAACTTTGGAGCAATGGATGAGAAACAGAAATCAGAGTAAAGTGGACAAAGCTTTGATTTTGGACTTATATGAACAAATCGTGACCGGAGTGGAGTATATACACTCGAAAGGGTTAATTCACAGAGATCTTAAG cCAGGTAATATATTTTTAGTAGATGAAAGACACATTAAGATCGGAGACTTTGGCCTTGCAACAGCCCTGGAAAATGATGGAAAATCCCGAACAAGGAGAACAGGAACTCTTCAATACATGAGTCCAGAACAG TTATTTTTAAAGCACTATGGAAAAGAAGTGGACATCTTTGCTTTGGGCCTTATTCTAGCTGAACTTCTTCACACGTGCTTCACGGAGTCAGAGAAAATAAAG TTTTTCGAAAGTCTAAGAAAAGGCGACTTCTCTAATGATATATTCGACAACAAAGAA AAAAGCCTTCTAAAAAAACTACTCTCAGAGAAACCCAAGGACCGACCTGAGACATCTGAAATCCTGAAGACCTTGGCTGAATGGAggaacatctcagagaaaaagaaaagaaacacatgtTAG